Proteins from a genomic interval of Lelliottia amnigena:
- the cmoB gene encoding tRNA (mo5U34)-methyltransferase, whose translation MIEFSNFYQLIAKNHLSHWLETLPAQVAAWQREQLHGQFKQWSNAVEFLPEMTPYKLDLLHSVTAESEAPLSDGQLLRLDKLMRNLMPWRKGPFSLYGLNIDTEWRSDWKWDRVLPHLSDLTGRTILDVGCGSGYHMWRMIGAGAHLAVGIDPMQLFLCQFEAVRKLLGNDQRAHLLPLGIEQLPALAAFDTVFSMGVLYHRRSPLEHLWQLKDQLVSGGELVLETLVIEGDENAVLVPGDRYAQMRNVYFIPSALALKNWLEKCGFVDVRIADVCVTSTEEQRRTEWLTTESLAEFLDPNDSTKTIEGYPAPMRAVLIATKP comes from the coding sequence ATGATTGAGTTCAGCAATTTTTATCAGCTTATCGCTAAAAACCATCTCTCCCACTGGCTGGAAACCTTGCCCGCGCAGGTTGCCGCCTGGCAGCGCGAACAACTGCACGGGCAGTTTAAGCAGTGGAGTAATGCCGTCGAGTTTTTACCGGAAATGACGCCGTATAAACTGGATCTGCTGCACAGCGTGACGGCTGAAAGCGAAGCGCCGCTGAGCGATGGGCAGCTGCTACGCCTCGATAAATTAATGCGCAATCTCATGCCCTGGCGCAAAGGACCGTTTTCACTTTACGGCCTGAATATTGACACCGAATGGCGTTCCGACTGGAAATGGGATCGCGTCCTGCCGCATCTGTCGGATCTGACCGGGCGTACGATTCTCGACGTGGGCTGCGGGAGTGGTTACCACATGTGGCGCATGATCGGCGCTGGCGCGCATCTGGCCGTCGGTATCGACCCGATGCAGCTGTTTCTGTGTCAGTTCGAAGCCGTACGTAAGCTACTGGGCAACGATCAGCGCGCGCACCTGCTGCCGTTGGGTATAGAGCAGTTGCCGGCCCTGGCCGCCTTTGACACTGTCTTTTCGATGGGCGTGCTTTATCACCGCCGTTCGCCGCTCGAGCATTTATGGCAGCTGAAAGATCAGCTGGTCAGCGGTGGCGAACTGGTGCTGGAAACGCTGGTGATTGAAGGTGACGAAAATGCAGTGCTGGTGCCGGGCGACCGCTATGCGCAGATGCGCAATGTCTATTTCATTCCTTCCGCGCTGGCGTTGAAAAACTGGCTGGAGAAGTGTGGTTTTGTGGATGTGCGTATCGCCGATGTGTGCGTCACATCGACAGAAGAGCAGCGACGCACGGAATGGCTCACCACGGAATCACTGGCCGAGTTCCTCGATCCGAACGACAGTACAAAAACGATCGAAGGCTATCCTGCACCAATGCGCGCAGTGTTGATCGCCACGAAGCCGTAG
- the cutC gene encoding copper homeostasis protein CutC, whose protein sequence is MALLEICCYSAECAVTAQRYGADRIELCAAPKEGGLTPSYGVLKSVRQTVTIPVHPIIRPRGGDFFYSASEFDAMLEDIAMVRDLGFPGLVIGLLDEDGNVDMPRMRQVMTAAKGMAVTFHRAFDMCKNPLQAFDNLAELGVARILTSGQASSAEKGIKLITELKAHSGVPIIMAGAGVRASNLEIFINAGVEELHSSAGNWTPSPMRYRNTGLSMSTDAEADEYSRYGVEGESVAVMKSIIERHHV, encoded by the coding sequence TTGGCGCTTTTGGAGATCTGTTGTTACAGCGCGGAATGCGCGGTAACGGCGCAACGGTACGGAGCCGATCGCATTGAATTATGTGCGGCACCAAAAGAGGGCGGGTTAACGCCGTCATACGGGGTACTCAAATCGGTTCGCCAGACGGTGACCATCCCTGTACACCCGATTATTCGGCCTCGCGGCGGTGACTTTTTCTATTCAGCGAGTGAATTTGACGCCATGCTGGAAGACATCGCAATGGTTCGCGATCTGGGTTTCCCGGGGCTGGTGATTGGCCTGCTGGATGAAGATGGTAACGTCGATATGCCGCGTATGCGTCAGGTTATGACGGCCGCGAAAGGGATGGCGGTGACATTTCATCGTGCGTTTGATATGTGCAAAAATCCGCTGCAAGCGTTTGATAATCTGGCGGAGTTAGGGGTTGCACGTATCCTGACATCGGGTCAGGCATCGTCGGCTGAAAAAGGAATAAAATTAATTACGGAACTTAAAGCACATTCAGGTGTTCCAATAATCATGGCAGGCGCGGGTGTCCGTGCCAGCAATCTGGAAATCTTTATCAACGCCGGGGTTGAGGAGCTTCACAGCTCTGCGGGCAACTGGACGCCTTCACCCATGCGTTATCGCAATACAGGATTGTCAATGTCGACGGATGCCGAAGCGGATGAGTATTCCCGCTACGGCGTAGAGGGAGAGTCGGTTGCGGTAATGAAATCGATAATTGAGCGTCATCACGTGTAG
- the yecM gene encoding protein YecM: MTNWQSIDELHDISADLPRFTQAFTELATQLGLDIAPLDADHISLRCHQNATAERWRRGFEQCGELLSETEINGRPICLFKLRDPVCVAHWQFSVVELPWPGEKRYPIEGWEHIEIVLPGDPDSLNARALALLSDDGLSKPGIFVKTSSPKGARERLPNPTLAVTDGNVTVKFHPWTLEQIVASEA, encoded by the coding sequence ATGACGAACTGGCAATCCATTGATGAACTGCATGATATTTCCGCAGATCTTCCGCGTTTCACTCAGGCGTTCACAGAACTTGCCACTCAGCTTGGGCTGGATATTGCCCCCCTCGACGCGGATCACATTTCTCTTCGCTGCCATCAAAATGCAACGGCGGAGCGCTGGCGTCGTGGGTTTGAACAGTGCGGGGAACTGCTGTCCGAAACCGAAATTAACGGCCGTCCTATTTGCTTGTTCAAGCTTCGCGACCCCGTGTGCGTTGCGCACTGGCAGTTTAGCGTTGTGGAATTGCCGTGGCCGGGCGAAAAACGCTATCCGATTGAGGGCTGGGAGCATATTGAAATTGTGTTGCCAGGGGATCCCGACAGCCTGAATGCGCGCGCGCTGGCCTTATTGTCAGATGACGGTTTGAGCAAACCGGGTATTTTTGTCAAAACCAGTTCACCGAAAGGCGCGCGCGAACGACTGCCTAATCCGACTTTGGCGGTAACGGACGGCAACGTGACGGTCAAATTTCACCCCTGGACCCTTGAGCAAATTGTCGCCAGTGAAGCATAG
- the argS gene encoding arginyl-tRNA synthetase, with translation MNIQALLSEKVSQALIAAGAPADCEPQVRQSAKVQFGDYQANGVMAVAKKLGMPPRQLAELVLTHLDLNGIANKVEIAGPGFINIFLEPAFLSSHVDAALKSDRLGVAQPKAETIVVDYSAPNVAKEMHVGHLRSTIIGDAAVRTLEFLGHKVIRANHVGDWGTQFGMLIAFLEKQQQENAGEMALADLEGFYREAKKHYDEDEAFAERARSYVVKLQGGDEYFREMWRKLVDITMSQNQLAYNRLNVTLTRDDVMGESLYNPMLPGIVADLKAKKLAVESEGATVVFLDEYKNKEGEPMGVIIQKKDGGYLYTTTDIACAKYRYETLHADRVLYYIDSRQHQHLMQAWTIVRKAGYVPESVPLEHHMFGMMLGKDGKPFKTRAGGTVKLSDLLDEALERARRLVAEKNPDMPAEELEKLANAVGIGAVKYADLSKNRTTDYIFDWDNMLAFEGNTAPYMQYAYTRVLSVFRKADIDESALAHAAVVITEDREAQLAARLLQFEETLTVVAREGTPHVMCSYLYDLAGLFSGFYEHCPILSADNEEARNSRLKLAQLTAKTLKLGLDTLGIETVERM, from the coding sequence GTGAATATTCAGGCTCTTCTCTCCGAAAAAGTCAGTCAGGCACTGATTGCCGCAGGTGCGCCTGCGGATTGCGAACCGCAGGTTCGTCAGTCAGCAAAAGTACAGTTTGGCGACTATCAGGCCAATGGCGTGATGGCAGTTGCAAAAAAACTGGGCATGCCGCCGCGACAACTCGCTGAGCTGGTGCTGACTCATCTGGATCTCAACGGCATTGCTAACAAAGTTGAGATTGCAGGCCCTGGCTTTATCAACATTTTTCTGGAGCCGGCTTTCCTGTCAAGCCACGTTGATGCGGCACTGAAGTCCGATCGTCTGGGCGTTGCTCAGCCGAAGGCCGAAACGATTGTGGTCGACTACTCTGCCCCCAACGTCGCGAAAGAGATGCACGTGGGTCACCTGCGTTCCACCATTATCGGTGATGCCGCTGTGCGCACCCTGGAATTCCTGGGCCATAAAGTGATTCGCGCTAACCACGTGGGTGACTGGGGAACGCAGTTCGGCATGCTGATCGCCTTCCTCGAAAAACAGCAGCAGGAAAATGCCGGCGAAATGGCACTGGCTGACCTCGAAGGTTTTTACCGCGAAGCGAAGAAGCACTATGACGAAGACGAAGCCTTCGCCGAACGCGCACGCAGCTATGTGGTAAAACTCCAGGGCGGTGACGAGTACTTCCGCGAGATGTGGCGCAAACTGGTTGACATCACCATGTCCCAGAACCAGCTCGCGTATAACCGTCTGAACGTCACGCTGACCCGTGACGACGTGATGGGTGAAAGCCTCTACAACCCAATGCTGCCCGGGATCGTGGCCGATCTGAAAGCCAAAAAACTGGCGGTAGAGAGTGAAGGAGCAACGGTTGTTTTCCTTGATGAGTATAAAAACAAGGAAGGCGAACCGATGGGCGTGATCATCCAGAAAAAGGATGGCGGCTATCTGTACACCACGACGGATATCGCCTGTGCGAAATACCGCTACGAAACGCTGCATGCCGATCGCGTCTTGTATTACATCGATTCCCGTCAGCATCAGCACCTGATGCAGGCGTGGACTATCGTGCGTAAAGCCGGCTATGTGCCGGAATCCGTTCCACTGGAACACCACATGTTTGGCATGATGTTGGGTAAAGACGGCAAGCCGTTTAAAACCCGCGCGGGCGGCACCGTAAAACTGTCCGACCTGCTGGACGAAGCGCTGGAACGCGCACGCCGTCTGGTGGCTGAGAAGAACCCCGACATGCCGGCAGAAGAGCTGGAAAAACTGGCCAATGCCGTGGGCATCGGCGCCGTGAAATACGCGGATCTGTCCAAAAACCGTACCACCGATTATATTTTCGACTGGGACAACATGCTCGCTTTCGAGGGCAACACGGCGCCGTACATGCAGTATGCCTACACCCGCGTGCTGTCTGTCTTCCGTAAGGCCGATATCGATGAAAGCGCGCTGGCTCACGCCGCCGTCGTCATCACTGAAGACCGCGAAGCACAGCTGGCTGCCCGCCTGTTGCAGTTCGAAGAAACACTGACGGTAGTTGCCCGCGAAGGCACCCCGCATGTGATGTGTTCATATCTGTACGATCTCGCGGGTCTGTTCTCAGGCTTCTACGAGCACTGCCCTATCCTCTCTGCCGATAATGAAGAAGCCCGCAACAGCCGCCTCAAGCTGGCGCAGCTGACAGCCAAAACGCTGAAATTAGGTCTGGATACCCTGGGTATCGAAACCGTCGAGCGTATGTAA
- the yesR_1 gene encoding glycosyl hydrolase family protein: protein MIPDFLELVDLPENNAVRRYLVQVLDAQIAALAKCQDESGLWHTLLDDPNSYLESSATAGFAYGILKAVRKRYVSAEYADVAERAIRGIVKNISAEGELLQTSFGTGMGSNLEFYRQIPRTSMPYGQAMAILCLTEYLRKYF, encoded by the coding sequence GTGATTCCCGATTTCCTTGAACTGGTCGATTTACCGGAAAACAATGCCGTCCGGCGCTATCTGGTGCAGGTTTTAGATGCGCAAATTGCGGCGCTGGCGAAGTGCCAGGATGAAAGTGGGCTGTGGCATACGCTGCTTGACGATCCGAATTCGTATCTGGAATCATCGGCGACGGCGGGTTTTGCTTACGGAATATTGAAAGCGGTGCGTAAGCGTTATGTGAGTGCGGAATATGCCGACGTGGCGGAAAGGGCAATTCGCGGGATAGTGAAAAACATCTCAGCGGAAGGCGAACTGCTGCAAACGTCGTTTGGCACGGGAATGGGCAGCAATCTGGAGTTTTACCGTCAGATCCCGCGGACCTCAATGCCATATGGACAGGCGATGGCGATTCTGTGTCTCACGGAATATCTGCGAAAATACTTCTGA
- the yesR_2 gene encoding glycosyl hydrolase family protein produces the protein MKVWSVKHSPLLRQPEHFIARDELKSLIQKVTHNLVNIHDKNGEFLLRLDDGRVIDTKGWAGWEWTHGVGLYGIWQYYCQTGDEEMRHIIDTWFADRFAEGTTTKNVNTMAPFLTLAYRYEETQNPTYLPWLQTWAEWAMNDMPRTDHGGMQHITLAEENHQQMWDDTLMMTVLPLAKIGKLLNRPDYVEESIYQFLLHVQNLMDRETGLWFHGWNYDGQHNFAKARWGAWKQLVNDRDSRFP, from the coding sequence ATGAAGGTTTGGTCTGTCAAACATAGCCCGTTACTGCGTCAACCTGAGCATTTTATTGCCAGGGATGAACTGAAATCGTTGATTCAAAAGGTGACGCACAACCTGGTGAATATTCATGATAAAAACGGCGAGTTTTTATTGCGGCTGGACGACGGGCGCGTCATTGATACCAAAGGTTGGGCGGGGTGGGAGTGGACGCACGGCGTCGGTCTTTACGGGATCTGGCAGTATTACTGCCAGACCGGTGACGAGGAGATGCGTCACATCATCGATACCTGGTTTGCCGATCGCTTTGCTGAAGGTACCACCACCAAAAACGTCAACACGATGGCGCCATTTCTGACGCTGGCGTACCGCTACGAAGAAACGCAAAACCCGACGTATCTGCCGTGGCTGCAAACCTGGGCGGAATGGGCGATGAATGACATGCCACGTACCGACCACGGAGGGATGCAGCACATCACTCTGGCAGAAGAAAATCATCAGCAGATGTGGGATGACACGCTGATGATGACGGTTCTGCCGCTGGCGAAAATCGGCAAATTGTTGAATCGTCCGGATTATGTGGAAGAGTCGATTTATCAGTTTTTGCTCCATGTCCAGAACCTGATGGACAGGGAAACAGGGCTGTGGTTCCACGGCTGGAATTACGACGGGCAGCATAATTTTGCGAAGGCGCGTTGGGGCGCGTGGAAACAGCTGGTTAACGATCGTGATTCCCGATTTCCTTGA
- the yagG gene encoding protein YagG, producing the protein MKTRKIGLANYLAYGSGDFLGAGTTALTAAWLLYFYTTFCGLTPIEATFIFAAARVLDAVVSPLMGFLTDNFGTTWLGKRFGRRKFFILLGIPCVFSYSLMWVGDMGFWYYLLTYLVFDIVYTMILVPYETLVPEMTDDFKQKTKFSGARISMAQMSAILASFLPGILLTHFGKDNAVSFFYASLVFSVLCAVMLTFVWFFTWERPREEWSEAALRAEEEKKQLNLGQSLNRLFVELSSTLRVKIFRQHLGMYLGGYIAQDVFNAVFTYYVVFVLMQEASMASNLLGTMAIFQFIAVIAMIPLCIRFGPAPSYRMVVVLFGLASISYAVLYYAGLSDVYALLLLISAVAGLGRGGINYVPWNVYTYIADVDEVITGQRREGIFAGIMTLTRKASQAGAIMLVGIVMQMSGFVSGQKTQPAEVSHTILMILSVGTILVLFCGFLVSLRFKLNLQTHSTLREETAKMRESGRAMPETATPQARATVEMLAGMPFESLWGNNNIGYLNRNKPVAPALKDRAVLNSTYHRG; encoded by the coding sequence ATGAAAACACGCAAAATAGGACTCGCAAATTACCTCGCTTACGGTTCAGGCGACTTTCTTGGCGCAGGCACGACTGCGCTGACGGCTGCCTGGCTTTTGTATTTTTACACGACCTTCTGTGGACTCACGCCGATTGAAGCGACATTCATCTTTGCTGCGGCAAGGGTTCTGGATGCCGTTGTCAGTCCGCTGATGGGCTTTTTGACGGACAATTTCGGGACCACCTGGCTCGGCAAACGGTTTGGTCGCCGCAAATTCTTCATCCTGCTGGGTATTCCCTGCGTATTCAGTTACTCACTGATGTGGGTAGGCGACATGGGATTCTGGTATTACCTGCTGACCTATCTGGTCTTTGATATCGTCTACACCATGATTCTGGTGCCGTATGAAACGCTGGTGCCGGAAATGACCGACGATTTCAAACAGAAGACCAAATTTTCTGGCGCGCGTATCTCCATGGCGCAGATGTCGGCGATTTTGGCCTCCTTCCTGCCGGGTATTTTGCTGACGCATTTTGGCAAAGACAACGCCGTTTCCTTCTTCTATGCAAGCCTGGTGTTCTCCGTACTCTGCGCCGTCATGCTGACATTCGTTTGGTTCTTTACCTGGGAACGTCCGCGAGAAGAGTGGTCTGAAGCGGCGCTCAGAGCGGAAGAAGAGAAGAAGCAGCTCAACCTTGGGCAAAGCCTTAATCGTCTGTTTGTTGAGTTAAGTTCCACGCTGCGCGTGAAGATTTTCCGCCAGCATCTGGGGATGTATCTCGGCGGGTACATTGCGCAGGATGTGTTTAACGCCGTATTTACTTATTACGTCGTTTTCGTGCTGATGCAGGAAGCGTCGATGGCGTCTAACCTGCTGGGCACGATGGCGATCTTCCAGTTCATCGCCGTTATCGCGATGATCCCGCTGTGCATCCGTTTTGGACCCGCGCCGTCCTACCGCATGGTGGTGGTGCTGTTTGGTCTGGCGTCAATCTCCTATGCGGTGCTCTATTACGCAGGGCTTAGCGATGTTTACGCTCTGCTGTTGCTGATCTCTGCTGTTGCGGGCCTGGGACGCGGCGGTATCAACTATGTTCCATGGAACGTTTATACCTATATCGCGGACGTCGATGAAGTGATCACCGGTCAGCGTCGCGAAGGGATTTTCGCCGGGATTATGACCCTGACGCGCAAAGCCTCGCAGGCGGGAGCCATCATGCTGGTCGGGATTGTGATGCAAATGTCTGGCTTTGTGAGTGGGCAGAAAACACAGCCAGCAGAGGTTAGCCACACCATTCTGATGATTCTGAGCGTAGGCACCATTTTGGTCCTGTTCTGCGGATTCCTCGTCTCATTGCGCTTTAAGCTCAATCTGCAAACCCACAGCACGTTACGCGAAGAGACCGCCAAAATGCGTGAGTCCGGCCGGGCTATGCCTGAGACCGCGACGCCGCAAGCCCGCGCCACCGTGGAAATGCTGGCGGGGATGCCATTCGAATCACTGTGGGGTAACAACAATATTGGTTACCTGAATCGCAATAAACCTGTTGCACCTGCGCTGAAGGATCGCGCGGTACTGAACTCGACCTATCACAGAGGATAA
- the flhE gene encoding flagellar FlhE family protein, translating into MRRWLLILLFPLVAQAAGEGAWQASSIGITLSNRGVSASSRPLSAPEPVSGLMTLVAWRYQLIGPTPAGLRVRLCAQTRCTELDGESGTTRGLDGVPAIEPLRFVWEVPGGGAFDSCTQGSKQPGDC; encoded by the coding sequence ATGCGCAGATGGCTTTTGATTTTACTGTTCCCGCTCGTGGCGCAAGCCGCCGGAGAGGGGGCATGGCAGGCCAGCAGTATCGGGATCACGCTCAGTAACCGTGGCGTATCGGCATCGTCACGACCGCTTTCGGCACCGGAGCCGGTTTCAGGGCTGATGACGCTGGTGGCCTGGCGTTATCAACTTATCGGTCCCACTCCCGCGGGGCTTCGCGTGCGGTTATGCGCGCAGACGCGCTGCACGGAACTTGACGGAGAAAGTGGCACAACGCGCGGGCTGGACGGCGTTCCCGCCATTGAGCCGCTGCGTTTCGTCTGGGAAGTGCCGGGTGGGGGGGCGTTTGATTCCTGCACTCAAGGTTCAAAGCAACCAGGTGATTGTTAA
- the flhA_1 gene encoding flagellar biosynthesis protein FlhA, whose amino-acid sequence MVATHLNHLIGQFSAELFGRQEAQQLLDRVTQEMPKLTEDLVPGVVTLTTLHKVLQNLLEEKVPIRDMRTILETLAEHAPLQSDPHELTAVVRVALGRAITQQWFPGTGEVQVIGLDTPLERLLLQALQGGGGLEPGLADRLLAQTQEALTRQEMLGAPPVLLVNHALRPLLSRFLRRSLTQLVVLSNMELSDNRHIRMTATIGGK is encoded by the coding sequence GTGGTGGCGACGCACCTTAACCACCTTATTGGCCAGTTCTCGGCGGAACTGTTTGGACGCCAGGAAGCACAGCAGTTGCTCGATCGCGTCACGCAAGAGATGCCAAAACTGACTGAAGATTTAGTGCCGGGTGTGGTCACGTTAACCACGCTGCATAAGGTGCTGCAAAACCTGCTGGAAGAAAAAGTCCCGATCCGCGATATGCGCACCATTCTGGAAACGCTGGCGGAGCATGCTCCACTGCAAAGCGATCCGCATGAGCTGACCGCCGTGGTACGCGTGGCGTTAGGGCGCGCAATCACTCAGCAGTGGTTCCCGGGAACAGGAGAAGTCCAGGTCATTGGGCTTGATACACCGCTTGAGCGTTTGCTTCTGCAGGCATTGCAGGGCGGAGGTGGTCTCGAACCTGGCCTTGCCGATCGACTGCTGGCCCAGACGCAGGAAGCGCTTACGCGTCAGGAAATGCTCGGCGCACCGCCGGTACTGCTGGTAAACCACGCGCTTCGTCCGCTGCTCTCACGCTTCCTGCGCCGCAGTCTGACGCAACTGGTGGTGCTGTCGAATATGGAACTGTCGGATAACCGTCATATCCGTATGACGGCGACAATCGGAGGAAAATAA
- the flhA_2 gene encoding flagellar biosynthesis protein FlhA, producing MANLVAMLRLPSNMKSVQWQILAGPILILLILSMMVLPLPAFILDLLFTFNIALSIMVLLVAMFTQRTLEFAAFPTILLFTTLLRLALNVASTRIILMDGHTGGAAAGKVVEAFGHFLVGGNFAIGIVVFVILVIINFMVITKGAGRIAEVGARFVLDGMPGKQMAIDADLNAGLIGEDEAKKRRSDVTQEADFYGSMDGASKFVRGDAIAGILIMVINVVGGLLVGVLQHGMDMGQAAESYTLLTIGDGLVAQIPALVISTAAGVIVTRVSNDEDVGQQMVTQLFTNPNVLMLSAAVLGLLGMVPGMPNFVFLLFTAALLGLAWWLRGRENKPAVEAAPVKMPENTQAVEATWNDVQLEDSLGMEVGYRLIPMVDFQQDGELLGRIRSIRKKFAQDMGFLPPVVHIRDNMDLPPARYRILMKGVEIGSGDAYPGRWLAINPGTAAARCPVSKQSTRHLAWRRSGLKVR from the coding sequence ATGGCTAATTTGGTGGCGATGTTGCGCCTGCCCAGCAACATGAAATCGGTACAATGGCAGATCCTTGCCGGACCGATTCTCATCCTGCTAATTCTGTCGATGATGGTGCTGCCGTTGCCAGCATTTATCCTCGATCTGCTTTTTACCTTCAATATTGCGCTGTCCATCATGGTGTTGTTGGTGGCGATGTTTACCCAACGCACGCTGGAGTTTGCCGCGTTCCCAACCATTCTGCTGTTCACAACGTTATTGCGCCTGGCGCTGAACGTCGCGTCCACCCGTATCATTCTGATGGATGGTCATACGGGCGGTGCGGCAGCGGGTAAAGTGGTTGAAGCATTTGGCCACTTCCTGGTAGGCGGGAACTTTGCCATCGGTATCGTGGTGTTCGTGATCCTCGTTATCATCAACTTTATGGTTATTACCAAAGGTGCGGGGCGTATCGCAGAAGTCGGCGCGCGTTTTGTACTGGACGGGATGCCAGGCAAACAGATGGCTATCGATGCCGATCTTAACGCCGGGTTGATTGGTGAAGATGAAGCGAAGAAACGTCGCTCTGATGTGACTCAGGAAGCTGATTTCTACGGTTCAATGGACGGTGCGAGTAAATTCGTTCGCGGTGATGCCATCGCCGGTATCCTGATCATGGTGATCAACGTGGTGGGCGGGTTGCTGGTCGGCGTTCTACAACACGGAATGGATATGGGCCAGGCGGCAGAGAGCTATACGCTGCTGACGATCGGTGACGGCCTTGTGGCGCAGATTCCCGCCCTCGTCATCTCTACTGCGGCAGGTGTTATCGTCACCCGTGTGAGCAACGACGAAGATGTCGGTCAGCAGATGGTGACGCAGTTGTTCACTAACCCGAACGTGCTGATGCTCTCTGCTGCCGTACTCGGCCTGCTGGGTATGGTGCCAGGCATGCCAAACTTCGTCTTCCTGCTTTTCACCGCGGCACTGCTTGGCCTGGCCTGGTGGTTACGTGGACGTGAAAACAAACCCGCTGTGGAAGCCGCGCCGGTCAAAATGCCGGAAAATACTCAGGCGGTTGAGGCAACCTGGAATGACGTCCAGCTTGAGGATTCCCTCGGGATGGAAGTGGGCTATCGTTTGATTCCGATGGTTGATTTCCAGCAGGACGGCGAACTGCTCGGGCGCATCCGCAGTATCCGTAAAAAATTCGCTCAGGATATGGGGTTCCTGCCGCCGGTGGTGCACATCCGTGACAACATGGATTTACCGCCAGCACGCTATCGCATTCTGATGAAAGGCGTTGAAATTGGCAGCGGTGACGCCTATCCAGGGCGCTGGTTGGCCATCAACCCAGGCACTGCGGCGGCACGCTGCCCGGTGAGCAAACAATCGACCCGGCATTTGGCCTGGCGGCGATCTGGATTGAAAGTGCGCTGA
- the flhB gene encoding flagellar biosynthesis protein FlhB has product MGKSPRSRELTSLLILIVGVCIIWFGGGAFANRLAGMLSAGLRFDHSIVNDQNLILSQIILLIKNAMMALLPLISGVVVVALVSPVMLGGLIFSGKSLQPKFSKLNPFPGIARMFSAQTGAELLKAILKSVLMGSTAGFYLWHHWPDMMRLISESPLTAMRNAMDLVGFCAVLVVLSIIPMVGFDVFFQIYSHIKKLRMSRQDLRDEYKQMEGDPHVKGRIRQMQRAAARRRMMEDVPKADVIVTNPTHYSVALKYDENKMSAPKVVAKGAGLIALRIREIGSENRVPVLEAPPLARALYRHAEIGQQIPGQLYAAVAEVLAWVWQLKRWRLAGGQRPEKPGNLPVPAALDFMNEKDTDG; this is encoded by the coding sequence ATGGGCAAGTCCCCCCGATCCCGAGAACTGACATCCCTGCTGATTTTAATCGTAGGGGTATGCATTATCTGGTTCGGCGGCGGGGCGTTTGCCAACCGGCTGGCGGGTATGCTCTCGGCCGGGCTACGTTTCGACCACAGTATCGTCAATGACCAAAATTTGATACTTAGCCAAATTATCTTGTTGATAAAAAACGCGATGATGGCGTTGTTACCCTTGATCAGCGGTGTCGTAGTGGTTGCACTGGTATCGCCGGTCATGCTGGGCGGTCTGATATTCAGTGGGAAATCGCTGCAACCCAAATTTTCAAAACTCAATCCGTTCCCGGGCATTGCGAGGATGTTTTCTGCGCAAACGGGCGCGGAGTTGCTTAAGGCAATCCTTAAGTCAGTGCTGATGGGCAGCACCGCCGGATTTTACCTTTGGCACCACTGGCCAGATATGATGCGCCTCATCAGTGAATCTCCGCTTACCGCCATGCGTAATGCGATGGATTTAGTGGGTTTCTGTGCGGTGCTGGTGGTGCTCAGTATCATCCCTATGGTTGGATTTGATGTGTTCTTCCAGATCTACAGTCATATCAAAAAATTGCGTATGTCCCGCCAGGATTTGCGCGACGAATATAAACAGATGGAAGGCGATCCGCATGTTAAAGGACGTATCCGTCAGATGCAGCGCGCCGCCGCGCGCCGTCGCATGATGGAAGATGTGCCAAAGGCTGACGTCATCGTCACCAACCCGACGCACTACTCTGTCGCCCTAAAATACGACGAAAACAAAATGAGCGCGCCAAAAGTGGTCGCAAAAGGGGCGGGGCTGATTGCGCTACGCATTCGAGAAATTGGAAGTGAGAACCGCGTGCCGGTACTCGAAGCGCCGCCTTTAGCGCGTGCGCTTTATCGTCACGCTGAAATTGGTCAGCAAATTCCGGGGCAGCTCTACGCTGCCGTAGCGGAAGTGCTGGCATGGGTATGGCAATTGAAACGCTGGCGTTTAGCAGGCGGTCAACGACCTGAAAAACCTGGCAACCTTCCGGTGCCTGCAGCACTGGATTTTATGAATGAGAAGGACACTGATGGCTAA